The following are from one region of the Stigmatella ashevillena genome:
- a CDS encoding DUF3396 domain-containing protein, producing MRENIPVIRLRTDTGILMTRDGVVICFFMRRSHAEVASAVWRALQIYRSAIPPNSLGWYGSDDGDTLPLDDKGWAYIRWQILERTWVDACTVDLEEDASEVSGYNFEYRGRRLNAPIFSHDEDSTCGVTFSFPTEYLLEHGPAQLRTLALEIARELPFSFGYASLAFVCPRGSWYGVRQQLFAPLCRYLGMDLYRMEDTSRVIGTRARGAYWLTFLGQPLLGQLGGVEGLGDKLRFPEMSLQPLAGERLLISVGEWPDAIDTEKAPIPPPYRALAHLLEPFLYEESTGWFSLNKENMHRWLRRLCQ from the coding sequence ATGAGGGAAAACATTCCTGTCATCCGACTGCGGACCGACACCGGCATTTTGATGACTCGCGACGGCGTCGTGATCTGCTTTTTCATGCGCCGTTCTCATGCAGAGGTGGCCTCTGCCGTTTGGCGAGCCTTACAGATCTACCGCAGTGCCATTCCCCCCAACTCGCTGGGCTGGTATGGCTCGGACGATGGGGACACCCTGCCGCTCGACGATAAGGGCTGGGCGTACATCCGCTGGCAAATTCTGGAGCGAACTTGGGTTGATGCCTGCACTGTCGATTTGGAGGAAGACGCAAGCGAAGTGAGCGGCTACAACTTCGAGTACCGAGGCCGACGGCTCAATGCCCCGATCTTCTCTCACGACGAGGACTCCACGTGTGGGGTGACCTTCTCCTTTCCCACTGAGTATCTCCTGGAGCATGGCCCCGCCCAGCTGCGTACGCTGGCTCTTGAGATCGCTCGCGAGTTGCCCTTCAGCTTCGGCTACGCCAGCCTCGCCTTCGTGTGCCCGCGTGGGTCTTGGTATGGAGTTCGTCAGCAACTCTTCGCTCCACTGTGCCGCTACCTGGGCATGGATCTCTATCGCATGGAGGACACGAGTCGGGTCATTGGCACCCGCGCGCGAGGTGCCTACTGGCTCACGTTTCTGGGCCAGCCGCTGCTGGGCCAGTTGGGCGGTGTCGAGGGCCTTGGCGACAAGCTCCGCTTTCCGGAGATGTCGCTTCAGCCGTTGGCGGGCGAGCGACTGCTGATCAGCGTGGGCGAGTGGCCCGATGCCATCGATACCGAGAAAGCTCCAATCCCCCCCCCATACCGTGCGCTAGCGCATCTGCTGGAGCCTTTCCTCTATGAGGAGAGCACCGGCTGGTTCTCGTTGAACAAGGAGAACATGCACCGTTGGCTGCGACGGCTCTGCCAGTGA
- a CDS encoding phytoene desaturase family protein codes for MVRHVIVVGSGPGGLSAAINLAGQGLKVTVVEKDAVPGGRMKGLTLGARGEYALDTGPSILQLPGVLERIFVRSGKRIEDYVKLVPVDPNTRVHFWDGTFMDTSKNPARMEAELAKLNPALPRALKAWMEEGKEKYAIAYEKFIATNAGSLGYYAPWRLASTLRFKPWQTLYRHLDAFFHDDRVTYALAYPSKYLGLHPTTCSSVFGVIPFLELAFGVWHVDGGFRALAQGMKRCAEDLGATFRMGEAVEQVLVDGGRAVGVRLADGKRLEGDAVVVNADLAYAAQSLIPADIREGTRLSDASLERAKFSCSTFMAYYGLDTVYSELPHHLIYMSENARRTDREALEDRVLDLEDPPFYVCNPCVTDPSGAPEGHSTLYVLVPTPNTSQPVDWAATERVLRERIPDMLTKVGLKDVRRHIRAERYFTAETWRDDFHVFRGAVFNLSHTWMQLGPLRPKVKSPDVQGLYWVGGGTHPGSGLLTIMESANIAADYLTREAGKGPLPQWPYVPPLEEAPVTQAQVG; via the coding sequence ATGGTGCGACATGTCATCGTGGTGGGCTCGGGGCCCGGGGGGTTGTCGGCGGCCATCAACCTGGCGGGACAGGGGCTGAAAGTCACCGTGGTGGAGAAGGACGCGGTGCCCGGGGGCCGGATGAAGGGGCTGACGCTGGGGGCGCGCGGGGAGTACGCGCTGGACACGGGCCCCTCCATCCTCCAGTTGCCGGGGGTGCTGGAGCGCATCTTCGTGCGGTCCGGCAAGCGCATCGAGGACTACGTGAAGCTCGTCCCGGTGGACCCGAACACGCGGGTGCACTTCTGGGACGGCACGTTCATGGACACCTCGAAGAACCCGGCGCGCATGGAGGCGGAGCTGGCGAAGCTCAACCCCGCGCTGCCGCGGGCGCTGAAGGCGTGGATGGAGGAGGGGAAGGAGAAGTACGCCATCGCCTACGAGAAGTTCATCGCCACGAACGCGGGCAGCCTGGGGTACTACGCGCCGTGGCGGTTGGCCTCCACGCTGCGCTTCAAGCCGTGGCAGACGTTGTACCGGCACCTGGACGCGTTCTTCCACGATGACCGGGTGACGTACGCGCTGGCGTACCCCTCGAAGTACCTGGGGCTGCACCCCACGACGTGCTCCTCGGTGTTCGGGGTGATTCCGTTCCTGGAGCTGGCCTTCGGGGTGTGGCACGTGGACGGGGGCTTCCGGGCGCTGGCGCAAGGGATGAAGCGCTGCGCGGAGGACCTGGGGGCCACCTTCCGCATGGGCGAGGCGGTGGAGCAGGTGCTGGTGGATGGGGGACGGGCGGTGGGGGTGCGGCTGGCCGACGGGAAGCGGCTGGAGGGGGACGCGGTGGTGGTGAACGCGGACCTGGCGTACGCGGCGCAGAGCCTCATTCCAGCGGACATCCGTGAGGGCACGCGCCTGTCGGACGCGTCGCTGGAGCGGGCGAAGTTCTCGTGCAGCACGTTCATGGCCTACTACGGCCTGGACACGGTGTACTCGGAGCTGCCGCACCACCTCATTTATATGTCGGAGAACGCTCGGCGCACGGACCGGGAGGCGCTGGAGGACCGGGTGTTGGACCTGGAGGATCCGCCCTTCTACGTGTGTAACCCGTGCGTGACGGACCCGTCGGGAGCGCCGGAGGGCCACTCCACGCTGTATGTGCTGGTGCCCACGCCCAACACGTCGCAGCCGGTGGATTGGGCGGCCACGGAGCGGGTGCTGCGCGAGCGGATTCCGGACATGCTGACCAAGGTGGGGCTGAAGGACGTGCGTCGGCACATCCGCGCGGAGCGCTACTTCACGGCGGAGACGTGGCGGGATGACTTCCACGTGTTCCGGGGGGCGGTCTTCAACCTCTCGCACACGTGGATGCAGCTGGGGCCCTTGCGCCCGAAGGTGAAGAGTCCGGATGTGCAGGGGCTGTACTGGGTGGGGGGCGGAACGCACCCGGGCAGCGGGCTGCTCACCATCATGGAGAGCGCGAACATCGCGGCGGATTACCTCACGCGCGAGGCGGGCAAGGGGCCGCTGCCGCAGTGGCCCTATGTCCCGCCGCTGGAGGAGGCCCCGGTGACACAGGCTCAGGTGGGCTGA
- a CDS encoding chemotaxis protein CheW: MTPTPREVLLFVLEGQRYALPSGDVRELARAVSLTPLPHAPDVVEGLLNLRGRLLPVLNLRRRFRLPPRPLSPSDHFIIARAGPRDVGLRVDRAEGLLALEPGTLDETPRELPGVGYVAGAVKLPEGLVLVHDLRTFLSEAEALALDAALTDAPGAS, from the coding sequence CTGACGCCCACCCCCCGCGAGGTGCTCCTGTTCGTCCTGGAGGGACAGCGTTACGCGCTGCCCTCGGGGGATGTGCGGGAGCTGGCGCGCGCCGTGAGCCTCACCCCCCTGCCCCACGCGCCCGATGTGGTGGAGGGGCTGCTCAACCTGCGCGGACGGCTCCTGCCCGTGCTGAACCTGCGCCGCCGCTTCCGGCTCCCGCCCCGCCCCCTGTCTCCTTCCGACCACTTCATCATCGCCCGGGCCGGCCCCCGCGACGTGGGGCTCCGAGTAGACCGAGCCGAGGGGTTGCTCGCCCTGGAGCCCGGCACCCTGGACGAGACGCCGCGCGAGCTGCCCGGTGTGGGCTATGTGGCCGGCGCCGTCAAGCTGCCGGAGGGCCTGGTGCTGGTGCACGACCTGAGGACGTTCCTGTCCGAGGCCGAGGCCCTCGCGCTCGACGCGGCGCTCACGGATGCCCCGGGGGCCTCGTGA
- a CDS encoding DUSAM domain-containing protein, with the protein MPGSLGWLWRLELQHPAIWQGEPLELTADVRTLLRRSAREVAIPAENVQQALRSLRTAKPLLRKIRKRIEDGAWRWMLAEHRARRLQDVGDLERARKLARIVRLQKVAKSGRVDPKLSERAISRMLDLREAGDLEGARQQMRDLLAVETVPMYRRAAEENLAGLDEPLPAPVQPT; encoded by the coding sequence GTGCCTGGCTCTCTTGGCTGGCTGTGGCGGCTTGAGCTTCAACACCCCGCGATCTGGCAGGGCGAGCCCCTGGAACTCACGGCCGACGTGCGAACCTTATTGCGGCGTTCTGCTCGCGAAGTGGCCATCCCTGCCGAGAACGTCCAGCAAGCGCTCCGCAGTCTCCGCACAGCCAAGCCCCTGCTCCGGAAGATCCGCAAACGCATCGAGGATGGGGCGTGGCGGTGGATGCTCGCTGAGCACCGCGCCCGACGCTTGCAAGATGTTGGGGACCTGGAGAGAGCACGCAAACTGGCCAGGATCGTCCGGCTGCAAAAAGTCGCGAAAAGTGGGCGCGTGGATCCGAAGCTGTCCGAGCGCGCCATCTCGCGGATGCTTGACCTCCGGGAAGCGGGTGACCTCGAAGGGGCACGTCAGCAGATGCGCGACTTGCTTGCCGTGGAGACCGTACCGATGTACCGCCGTGCCGCCGAGGAAAACCTGGCGGGCTTGGACGAGCCGCTCCCGGCACCCGTTCAGCCCACCTGA
- a CDS encoding dihydrofolate reductase family protein: MGLLTFGLNVTLDGCCDHREGIADDELHDYFTQLMDAAGAMLWGRVTYELMESAWPAVARDENAPRAMREWARKLEAKPKYVVSASRRDFPWNNTFRVEGDLREAVTQLKEKTPQGVLVGSPTLSAALERLGLIDEYRLVVHPVFAGHGPTLFQGLEPSRRLELVSTNRLKSGQVAMHYRRKEG; encoded by the coding sequence ATGGGCCTCTTGACCTTCGGACTCAACGTGACGCTGGACGGGTGCTGCGACCATCGCGAGGGGATCGCGGACGACGAGCTGCACGACTACTTCACGCAGCTGATGGACGCAGCCGGGGCGATGCTGTGGGGGCGCGTCACGTACGAGCTCATGGAGAGCGCCTGGCCGGCGGTGGCGCGCGACGAGAACGCGCCACGCGCGATGCGGGAGTGGGCGCGCAAGCTGGAGGCCAAGCCGAAGTATGTGGTCTCGGCCTCGCGCCGCGACTTCCCGTGGAACAACACCTTCCGCGTCGAGGGGGATTTGCGTGAGGCCGTGACGCAGCTGAAGGAGAAGACCCCGCAAGGCGTGCTAGTGGGCAGTCCCACGCTCTCGGCGGCGCTCGAGCGGCTGGGGCTGATCGATGAGTACCGTCTCGTTGTCCACCCCGTCTTCGCCGGCCACGGGCCGACGTTGTTTCAGGGCCTGGAGCCCTCGCGGCGCCTCGAGCTCGTCTCGACGAACCGGCTGAAGTCCGGGCAGGTGGCGATGCATTACCGCCGCAAGGAGGGATGA